In Verrucomicrobiia bacterium, the sequence TGCGGGCGAGCGGGACCTCGATTCCGGCGGCGCATCGAAACCGGCCGGGCGAGGTGCTGGCGGTGGGTGGGCGAACGGTGGAAGCTCGTGCCACTCCGGGACACGCCGACGACGGCACGACCTATTGGATTGCGGATCGGGCGGGCGGCGTGCCGGTCCTGGCGGTGGTGGGCGACGCCCTCTTTGCAGGGTCTCTTGGGGGCGCGCCGGACAAGGGAGATCTGGCGAGGGGCAAGGTGCGGGATGAAGTCCTGTCATTGCCCGGGACGGTGCTGCTGTGTCCTGGACATGGTCCGATGACGACGGTGGGGGAGCAGCGTGCGGTCAATCCGTTCTTCGATTTCGGGGACGAGGACCGCACTTCGGTTTAAGAGCCTGTCTGAAAACTGGAAGGGGCCCTGTTGTCGCGGAAAAGGCCGGATGGCGAGGCGCGAGGAGGGAGCCTACCCGCCAGCGGTCTGTGACCGAGGAGCCACGAAGCCAGCCGGCCTTTTCCGCGACAACCCTTTGGGCGACGGTCCTTTCGGCCTGGGCCTGCGTTGGCTCGACCGTTACAGCCCGCTGCGGGGATGCGCCGGCCTCGCCGTCCCGCGGCTGCGGGACCAAAACCCCTCGTCGCAGGGCCCCTTCCAGTTTTCAGACAGGCTCTAAGAAGAAGGGCGGAACCGGGAAGGGTTCCGCCCATCGTGGAAGGATTGGGGATTGGGCCCGGGAGCCGGGTTGGGTCCTGCTCGATCAGCTCTTCTTGTCGTCGAGTTCGATCTTGGAGACGACCATCAGGTGCTTGTCGCCCTCCTTCTTGATCTTGCCCTTGGCGACGACCTTCTTGATGCCGGTGCAGATGTTGCGGTGGAAGGCGTTGCTGACGTCGTTCTTCTCGAGGATGTAGATGATCTCCTTGCCGTCCTTCTCCTTCACGCGGATGGCGTTCTGGCAGGAGTCGGCCTTCTTGAGTTCGCACTTCAGGCACATGCCTTCGCCCTTGATCTCCTTTTCGTCCTTCGGGGCCTCGTCGGCGCGGACGGTCAGGGACAGGGCAAGGGCGGCGACGCACGCAAACAGTGTGGCAAACGGTTTCATGGGATGACGGGAATAGGGTTGAAGTTTGACGGACGTGGGAGGTTAGCGGCCGGGCCGAGGAATTCAATCCGCTTCTGTCTCGAATTCCGACGGCGACTGGGACCCCTTTCGCTGCGGGTCTCTCGGGATCGGCTGGCCAGATGCCGGGGAGGCGGGTCAGGGTGCCTGGGACATGACGACAGGGCGCGACGAACAGGACGGATGGGACCGACGGCGATTTGTCCGCACGGTCGTACTGGGAAGTGTGGCGTCGGCGGTGGCGGGGAGCGGTTGGGGCGGGACGGCGGTGGCGTCGGTGAGGCAGTCGGGGACGGGGGAGCCGGCCCGTTTGCGGTTACGATTGGCGGACTTTGCGCCGTTGAATGCGGACTTCGGTTCGGTGCGGATCGGGTTCACGCCGCAGGTGCAGGTGCAACGTCCGAGCGGGCCGATCCCGCCCATTCTGGTGAGCCACGATGCGGGGACGTACCGGGCGGTGAGTGCGGTGTGCACCCACGAGGGGTGCATCCTTCCGGCGTTTTCGGTGGCGAAGGTCTCGATTTGTCCGTGTCATCAGTCGCGGTTCGCCCCGGATGGGCGGAGGCTGGCGGGGGTGGCGTCGTTTCCACTGGAGACGTACGAGGTGACGACGGACGGGGCGGGGGGCCTGGAGATCGCGTTGCCGGATTTCCCGCCTGTCGAGGTGACGGTAAACCGGGTGTTGCCGACAAGCGGGGGTCGGGTGGAGATCGAGTTTCTGGCGTTGCGAGGGATCGAGTATGAGGTGGCGGGTCGGGAGACGCCCGAGGGTCCATGGGAAGCGAGGGCGTTTGCCGTCACCGAGGACGGTGCGGCGGACCGGATGACAGTGATGGGGAACGGCGTGCGGCTGCGGGTGTACGTGGAGCGGGATCGTCCGCACCTGTTCCTGGCGGCGGCGGCGCGGGCGCGGACCGTTTGAGGGGCGTCAGCCGGCCTCGATGCAGGCGTAGGCGTTGTGATTGTGGATGCTCTCCTGGTTTTCCGCCTCGACGCGGTACCAGGTGACCTGGGGATGGGCGCGGAGTTTGAGGGCGACGTTGCGGACGAGGTCCTCGACGAAGACCGGGTTGTCGTAGGCGCGTTCGGTGACGGCTTTTTCGTCGGGCCGTTTCAGGAGGGAATAGAGTTCGCTGCTGCCGCAGCTTTCGATGAGGGCGATGAGGTCCTCGATCCAGACGACGCCATTGGAGCGGATGCTGACGGTGACTTCGCCGCGCTGGTTGTGGGCGCCGTGGCGGCTGATGGCCTTGGAGCAGGGGCAGAGGGTGGTGAGGGCGACGATCACGGTGAGGACGAAGTCGATTTCCGGGCCGTCGGCGGTGGCTTCGAAGCGGGCGGTGTAGTCCATGACGCCGGCCTGGCGTGAGACCGGGGCGTTTTTGGTGAGGAAGAAGGGGAACTCCATGTCGAGGTGCGCGGAGCGGGCATGGAGGCGGGTCTGCATGGCGCGGAGGATGTCGGGGATGTTCTCGACGTGCATGACGCGGCCATGGGCATTGAGGACCTCGATGAAGCGGCTCATGTGGGTGCCCTTGAAGTGCTCCGGCAGGTCGACGTACAGGCCGAGGGTGGCGACGGTGTTCTGGACCTCGTGGGCTTTGTCGCGGACCTGGATGGGGAACCGGAGTCGGCGGACACCGACTTTGTCGATGGGAAGATTGCGAAAGTCCTGCTCGGACTGTTTGTCGTGCAGGGGGGTGGGGGTGCGGGCGGGATCGGGACGGCTGGACATGAGTCAGGGGATGGGCTGGCAACGAGGAAGCCCGCGGGTCATCCAAATCGATCGGGGACGGGAGGGCAAATCTCTTCCCGGCCCGTTTCGCGGTGCATCCCGGCGTTGTGGTGAGAGGTGTGAAGTCCGCCAAGCGGCATTTCGGAGGGCCGAGTTCCACGAGGCCGCAGTGGGGGGGGGTGCAATGGATTGAGGGCTCGCGGAGCTCGTCCCTCCGATTGGCTGCCTCCTCACCCACAATTCCGGGATGCACCGGATCGGGGTGGAGGGCGGGCTGGCCAAGTGCGGGAGGGGGTGGGTAGGTTGAAGGGGCCATGAGGTTGCGCGGGTTGGGATTGCTTCTGTGGGCTGTGCTGTGCCTTGGGGTCCGGGGAGCGGACGAGGTGCGGCTGGCCACGTACAACGTGGAAAACTATCTGCTCTCGGCCGCCGGGAACCGGGTGGCCAAGCCGGAAGCGGCGAAGGCGCGGGTGGCGGAGATTCTGGCGGGTTTGCGGGCGGACATTGTGGGGTTGCAGGAGATGGGCGGACTGGAGGGATTGGAGGAACTGCGGGAGCGGACGGCGCGGCTGGGTTGGGAGTACGGGCATTGGGAGCATGTGCGGGGCTGGGACACGAACATCCAGGTGGCGTTGTTGAGCCGGCACCCGATTGTGGCGCGGCGGTCGCATACGGGGGATGCGTATCTGGTGTCCGGGCGCCGATACCGGGTCAGCCGGGGGATCCTCGAGGTGGATGTTCGGGTGGGGGCTCGGGAGGTGTGGACGGTGTTCGTCGTGCACCTGAAGTCGCGTCGTCCGGTGTCGCACGCCGACCAGGCGGAGATGCGGCGGGAGGAGGCACGCATCCTGAGGGAAAAGATTGATCACCGGTTGCGGGCGGAACCGTCGGCCCGTGTCGTGGTGATGGGGGATTTGAACGACACGCGGGACAGCGAGGCGGTGCGGATGGTGATGGGCCGGGGGCGTGGCCGGCTGGTGGACACGCGGCCGGCGGAGCGGCGGGGAGGGGGCGGGGCTGTCGAGGATGCGGGAGGTCGCAACGACGCGCGATCGGTGACGTGGACGTATTTCTACGGGGTCAAGGACACCTACGACCGGATCGATTACATCCTGC encodes:
- a CDS encoding Rieske (2Fe-2S) protein, which codes for MTTGRDEQDGWDRRRFVRTVVLGSVASAVAGSGWGGTAVASVRQSGTGEPARLRLRLADFAPLNADFGSVRIGFTPQVQVQRPSGPIPPILVSHDAGTYRAVSAVCTHEGCILPAFSVAKVSICPCHQSRFAPDGRRLAGVASFPLETYEVTTDGAGGLEIALPDFPPVEVTVNRVLPTSGGRVEIEFLALRGIEYEVAGRETPEGPWEARAFAVTEDGAADRMTVMGNGVRLRVYVERDRPHLFLAAAARARTV
- a CDS encoding endonuclease/exonuclease/phosphatase family protein, encoding MRLRGLGLLLWAVLCLGVRGADEVRLATYNVENYLLSAAGNRVAKPEAAKARVAEILAGLRADIVGLQEMGGLEGLEELRERTARLGWEYGHWEHVRGWDTNIQVALLSRHPIVARRSHTGDAYLVSGRRYRVSRGILEVDVRVGAREVWTVFVVHLKSRRPVSHADQAEMRREEARILREKIDHRLRAEPSARVVVMGDLNDTRDSEAVRMVMGRGRGRLVDTRPAERRGGGGAVEDAGGRNDARSVTWTYFYGVKDTYDRIDYILLGPGLERAWVRGASYVPVLEGWGVASDHRPVVVTVRTGGR
- a CDS encoding GTP cyclohydrolase I FolE2 — encoded protein: MSSRPDPARTPTPLHDKQSEQDFRNLPIDKVGVRRLRFPIQVRDKAHEVQNTVATLGLYVDLPEHFKGTHMSRFIEVLNAHGRVMHVENIPDILRAMQTRLHARSAHLDMEFPFFLTKNAPVSRQAGVMDYTARFEATADGPEIDFVLTVIVALTTLCPCSKAISRHGAHNQRGEVTVSIRSNGVVWIEDLIALIESCGSSELYSLLKRPDEKAVTERAYDNPVFVEDLVRNVALKLRAHPQVTWYRVEAENQESIHNHNAYACIEAG